Below is a genomic region from Nitrosopumilus sp. b3.
GAAGAAAAGTCTATAGATTTACCTGCCTTTGAAAAAGGTATCTCTGATAAAATTATTGAAAAATTTGGAGACAAAGTAGAATCCACATTTGTGAAAGAAGATAGAATTGGGATAAAAGTTGGAAAAGAAAATATTCATGATGTAGCTGAATTCATTCGTGATGGATTAAATTTTGATCATGTAGAATCTGTTTCAGGTGTAGATTTTCCTCAAGAGAAAGAAATTGAGGTTGTTTATCATATAGGATCTTATACTGACTCATCACTAGCAAGTCAAATTCTAGTTTTGTCCACTAGGGCACAAAGAGAAGAAAACCCAATTCCTGGAAATGATGCTACTAAACTACCGACTCTTAGAGATGTATTTTACAGTGTTGAATTTCATGAAAGAGAAGTTTTTGAAATGTTTGGAGTTTTCTTTGAAGGACATCCTGATAATAGACGATTACTTTTGCCAGAAGATTGGGCAGATTTACCACCACTTAGAAAGGACTTTGCAATAAAAGGAAGATAAAATGACTACTGAATTACCTCCAGGATTAGCACTCCAAAAAGTTGATGAGAGAATAATGACTCTCAATGTAGGGCCTCAACATCCAGGTTCTGGTCACATGAGAATTATTGTTCAAATTGATGGTGATTATATTGTTGCATGTGATCCTGATCCTGGCTATGTTCACCGCGGAGAGGAAAAAATGGCAGAATACAGAAACTACATTTTGAACATTCCTCACTTAGAAAGACCAGTTATTCATGATTCATGTAATGTTCTTTATCCATATGTTTTGGGCGTAGAAGAGATTGTTGGTATTGAAGTTCCTGAACGTGCAAAATATGTTCGAGTTATTGCCTCTGAACTAAACCGATGTATTTACACAATGTATTGGCTTGCCATTTATGGAATTTTCTTAGGACATTCTACAATGTTTATGTGGCCTGCAGGTGACCGTGAACTCTTAATTGATCTAATGGAAAAAATGACTGGTGCAAGAGTAACACATGCTCATTTTGTTCCAGGTGGAGTAAGAAATGATTTACCACCAAACTTTGAGGATGTTTGCCTACGTCAAGTCAATTACTTTGAAAAACGAATCAAAGAATATGCTGCAGTATTTTATGATAACCCGATTCTGATTTCTAGAACTCGTGATACTGGAGTTCTTTCACGTGAAGATGCAATTCGACTTGGCACAACCGGTTCTGTTCTTCGTGCAAGTGGTGTAGATTATGATCTTCGAATAAAGGAACCTTATGATGTTTATGATGAATTAGATGTTCACACTAACGTTATGAAAGAAGGGGATTCTTATGCAAGATCAAAAGTTCCATGGCTTGATATGCTTGAAAGTTGTAATATTATCCGTCAAGCATTACAAAAAATGCCAAAGTCTGGTTCTGTTAGAACTAAACTTAAACCTAATCCAAAAGGAAAAGGACTAGATTCAGTTTACAAACGAGTTGAATCTGGAAGAGGTTCTTTAGGATGTTATATTGTATCTGATGGAAAAACTGAGCCCTACCGACTAAAGATGAGTGTTGGTTCTTTTAGAAATTTAATTGCATTACCATATCTTCTAAAAGGTGAAAAACTTGGTAACATGCCATCCGTTTATTGGAGTCTTAACTATTGGCCAGTGGAGGCAGACCGATAAATGTCTGTAATTGCACCAAAATTCAAACTAAGTGAATTTATCAAATCACTTCTTGATAATGTATTTTGGATACTTTTCATTTTGGTTTTAATTGGAATTCCATTAGTTCAGGTCATTTTATTTGGAATTGAAATGCCTGTAATCAATGGTGAATTACTTACACCATTTTTGGCCTTAACATGGATAGCAGATCCATCGCGAACTCTTCCAATTATCAAAGCATTCATGGCAACTGATATGTTTAGAGTAATGGCATTTCCAGGATTTGGTTTTGCAGCACTACTTGCAGCAGGAACCATATTTGTTGAAAGAAAAATGCTTGCAAAATTACAATTAAGAGTTGGTCCATTTTACTGTGGAAAATTTGAAGGTATTTTACAATTAATGGGTGATGGATTAAAATTAATTTCAAAAGAAATTATTATTCCTGCAAAAGCTGACAAGCCAATTTTCTGGGCAGCACCAGTGATGTTTGTTGCAGCAGCTGCTTCATTTGTAGCACTAATTCCTGTTGCCCCTGGTTGGGTAGTAGCTGATGTGGACTTGGGATTGCTAGGCGTCTTTGCAGTAATTGGATTTTTTCCAATCATCACGATTCTTTCTGCATGGTCTGCAAACAGTAAATTCCCATTCATTGGGGGTATCAGAGCTTTGTTCCAAATGGTTTCATTTGAAATTCCTCTAATTCTTTCTTTGTTAGGAGTTGTAATTCTAACTGGAACTCTAAACTTATCTGAAATTGCAGCTAGTCAATCAAGTTTCCCTTGGATTGTATTTTTACCAGTTGGGGCTATTGTATTTTTCATTACAATGTTGGCAGAATTAGAAAGAATCCCATTTGATCTACCGGAGGCAGAAAGTGAAATTGTCGCTGGATGGCTTACTGAACTATCTGGAATGATGTATGGGCTTGTTCAATTAGGAACTTACCTGAAACTTTATGCATTTGCAGCTTTGTTTGTAGTATTATTCCTAGGTGGATGGAATGGTCCAATGGTAGTACCTCCATTCCCAGCAGAAATTATTTCTGATGGTATTGAACTGGGACCTGTTACTGCTAATATTGCTGGTTTACCTGTATTTACACAAGAAATGCTTAATGGAACACTTTGGTTTGTTCTTAAAACTGTAGGCGTCATCTTTTTTATATTATTGCCAAGAGGTGTATTTCCAAGAATTAGAATTGATATGTTGTTAAGTCTTGGTTGGACCAAGCTTATTGGACTAGCATTCGTTAACATCTTTATTGCTCTAGGATTGCTTTACGCTGGAGTGTTAGGACCAGGAGGTTTACAATAATGGGAACTGCAACAGGTATCATTCGCGCATTAAACTCTGGAATTAAACATATTGCAGTAAAGCGATTTACTCTTCGTTATCCTGAAGAGAAACTAAAATTTGTAGGTGATGGTTATCAGTTTGATCCTTCTACTGGTGTTGGAATTGCTGGATTAAAAGGTCGTCACATGTTATTCCATGATCATTGTACTGGTTGTCAATTATGTTCTATTGCATGTGAAGGAGTTGCAGAGGCAATTGCAATGGTCAAAGTTCCAGAAGAGCAAAAACAAAATAAAAAATCCATCATGCCACAAATTGATTATGGAAAATGTGTCTTTTGTGGACTCTGTGTTGATGCATGTCCGTTTTATGCTCTATACATGACAAACGATTACGAACTTTCTTCATTTTCAAAAGAAGGGTTGATCTATACTCCTGCTCAACTTGCTGTAAAACCATATGTGGCACAAGATAGTGAAATCCAAATTACTGATAGAGGTGCATCACATGGCTGATGCAGCGTTTCTTGCATTAACTGTAATTACAATTGGTTCTGCAATCGCAGCACTTGAATTGAGATCATTGATTTATGGCTCAATTGCTTTGATGGGAACGTTAGGTGGTATAGCTGGCTTTTTCTTCTTACTTGATTCTCCATTTGTTGCATTATTCCAATTAGCTGTATATGTTGGCTCAATTGCTGTTCTGATTTTGTTTACCGTTATGCTAGTGAAAAGAGAATTAATTTTCAAAAAAATTGAAGATAAGAGAAGAAAATTTGCAGGTATTGGGTTAATGTTAGTAGTTATGGTGGCACTAGGGGCAGTATTCCTTGATTCAGGAATAAAAACAATAACTACTGATGAACCTCCAGTTAATTTCAGAGATATCGGTACAGACTTTGTAACATATTATTGGCCTGCATTGATTTTGATGGGATTGATTTTAGCTGGTTCTGTAACTGGTGCATTAGTTTTAGCCAAACGAGAGGATGTGGAGAATGACCAACGAACTAGTTGATTTTACACTTGTATCTGTTGCTCTGTTGGGCATAGGAATTTACGGTCTTGCAGTAAAACGTAATTTTATTCGAATGTTGTTTGCAGTTGAAATTATCATCAATGCAGCAAATCTTAATCTTGTAGCATTTGGTAGATTTTTACCTCATAGTGGAGGTCAGACTTTGGCATTATTCTCAATTGCAATCGCAGCAGCAGAAGTGGCAGTTGGATTATCTTTGATTATTGTAGCATATAGAATGTATCATAATGTCGATATTGCAGACTTTAGGAGTTTGAAAGGATAATGGAATATGCACTATTACAGGCAGTATTCTTGCCGTTACTCTTATCCCCAATTGCATACATTATTGGAAGAAAAATGGGCCCAACACCCGCAATGTGGTTTACATTTGCTATTTTACTTTACACTACAATCTTAGTAATCAATGCAGCATTATCTGGAACAGTAGAGGAACATTATCCATGGACTGACCAGTTTGGAGAATTTGGATTCTTGCTAGATGGTTTGGCATCACCATTTGCAATAATGATCTATGTGTTATCTACAATCTTGGCACTTTATTCAAAACCATACATGATTCACAAATTCCATGAACAATTTGAAGAAGAACATAAAATGAATTCATCTTCAGGTGCTCAAACTTCAGTAGTTGAATCATCATCACTTTCAAATTATGTTAATGCTAAATCTGGTCTTTACTTTGCATTGTATCTTGTTTTTGCAATGGGGATGCTTGGAACTGTTCTATCAACAAATCTAATCGAATTCTATATTTTCTTTGAGGTAATGTTGATTCCTGGTTTCTTCTTAGTTGCACTTTGGGGTGATGGTCCAAGAAGAAAAATCGGTTTAATGTTCTTATTCTGGACTCATGCTGGTGCAGTTGTTTTACTCTTAGGATTTTTGATGATTGGTCTATCTTTGGGAAGTTTTGATTTTGCAGATATTCGTGAATCTGAGATTCCTCAAGACGTAGTAATGATTTCAGCAGTTGCAATTGCAATTGGACTGGGAGTTAAACTGGCAGTTTTCATGTTCCATATTTGGCTTCCATATGTTCACGGCTCTGCCCCAACACCAATCAGTGCGTTATTGTCACCTGCTATGATCGGAATTGGCGCTTATGGTATTTTCAGATTAATTATTGAATTCTTACCTGCAACATTTGCAGAGCTTTCAATATGGTTCCACATTTGGGGACTTGTTACAATGATTTATGGTGGTGCAATGGCATTAATGCAAGATGATCTTAAACGTCTTCTAGCATATTCAAGTATCAGCCAAATGGGCTATCTTTTGTTTGGTATTGGTTCGATGTCTGCATTAGGACTTACTGGTGCAGAGATGATGTATGTTACTCACGCCATTGGAAAAGGTATTCTCTTCATGATGGCTGGAATAATTATTGTTAAAGTTGGAACTAGAAGTATCTCAAAACTTGGAGGATTAGCAGGAAAGATGCCCATCACGGCAGTTTGTGCAGTTATTGGTGCATTAACAATAATGGGTGTTCCACCAACAAGTGGATTTATGGGTGAATGGATTTTGTTTTACGGTGCATTAGAGACTGCAATTGAAGAAGGCTCAACACTTAGAGCAGTAACTTTTGGTCTGGGTCTTGTAGCAACTGCTCTTACGATGTCTTACATGCTTTGGATGCTAAAGCGTGTGTTCTTTGGAAAAACTCCTGAACATCTTGAAAATGTGAAAGAAGGAAGTTGGTACATGACTGCACCAATGATGGTATTAGCAGGATTCTCAATTGTAGTTGGAATTTATCCAGATATCTTCTTGAAAACAATAATTCCATACATGAATGGAGTACTAGGAGTTTAGACAATGGCAACTGAATCTTTTGGATTACCATTTGAAGTTGGAGCCTTAAGTGCTTGGTTAGTTTGGATATTACCATTTGCAGCTGCAATGATAATTCCTGGTATTGGAAAATTATCAAAACACGCAACTGGATATGTTGCAGTAGCATTTGCTTTGATGAGTGCTTTATCTGCAGCAACAATGATTCCTGTAGCTTTGGAGGCACACGAATTACACCATCAAGTTATGTGGATTGAGGCAATTGGACTAAAAGGTGGTGTCTTAGCAGATCCTCTTTCAATAATTATGGCAAACGTTGTAGGTTGGATTTCATTCCTCATTATGATTTACAGTACTGGATACATGAAAGGCGATAAAGACATTACAAGATTCTGGTTCTGGATGATGTTCTTTATTGGTTCAATGCAATTAATTGTTTTATCTGATAATTTACTTCAAGTATTCTTTGGATGGGAAGGCGTTGGACTTGCATCATACGCTTTGATCAGCTTTTGGTATCGCGACAAGAAAAAAGATCATGTTGGTGTTGAAGGCAGAACTGTTCTTGGAATGTTAGATTACTATGCACCCACACACGCAGGTATGAAGGCATTCATCATGACCAAAGTAGGTGATGTAATGATGATTGCAGGGATGCTTTTGATATTTTTGTTTGCAGGTACATTTGGATTTAAAGAACTAATGAGTGATACTCAATGGGCTACTTCAATGGCTGCTCAAGGACTTTTAGTTCCTGCCTTTGTTTTACTCTTTGGAGGTGCGATAGGAAAATCAGCTCAATTCCCACTAAACGAATGGCTCTTAGAAGCAATGACTGGACCTACTGCTGTTTCTGCATTAATTCACGCCGCAACAATGGTTAAAGCAGGAGTGTTCTTAGTTGCAAGAATTGGTCCACTTGTATTTGCATTAGGAGCTGCTGGAATTATGGCAGACCAGTTCTTTGAGATTGTTGCTTGGGTTGGTGCGATTACTGCATTATTACTTGCAACACAAGGAATGGTAAACCCTGAAATAAAGAAAGTACTTGCTTATTCAACTGGTTCCCAAATTGGTTATATGATGATGGCCTTAGGTGTTGCAGGATTGTCTCATCAATACGTTGATGGATACACTGCAGGTTTCTTCCATCTTATTTCTCATGCAATGTTCAAAGCTTCATTATTCATGGCAGCGGGTTCTTTGTTGCACATAGTAGGTTCTAGATTTATGACTGATATGGGTGGGCTTAGAAAACAAATGAAGAAAACATATGCATTCATGTGGGCAGCTGGACTTGGCTTAATGGGTGCACCATTTATCACTACGGGCTTTTGGAGTAAAGATGCAATATTTGCAGCAGTCTATGAATCAGGAAATGAATGGGCATTACCACTTTATGCAATTGCAGTCTTAACTGCAGTAATAACAGCATTTTATACTACTAGAATGATTGGAATGGTCTTCTTTGGAAAGAAGAGTAAGCATATTGAAAAAATGGAAGAGGAAGGACATCATATACACGAAGCCTCATTATCAATGTGGGTTCCTTATGGAATTCTTGCAGTACTTACAATTGGAATTGGTCTTATTGGATTATCTGCAGAAGAGGGTCTACATCATGTATTTACTGATTACCTTGAACATTCATTTGGAATTCATTCTGAACATACAGCAGCAGAAGCTTCTATTCTTCCAGAGTTCTTACAAGGACTTAATCCTGTAGCATTAGGTTCATCATTAGTAGCATTTGCTACGGGAATTGGACTTGGTTACATATTCTATATTGGAAGGTGGGTTGACCCTGTAAGATTTGTAAATTCAAATATCTTCTTTTATGCAATTCACAAAGTTATCTTAAACAGATGGTATCTAAATGCCATTATCTATTGGTGTTTTGTTGTTGCACCATTATGGTTGGCAAGAGGAGTATTCAGATACTTTGAAAAGACGGCTATCGATTATGGTATGAATGATGGAGTTCAGAAAGCAGCTGGCTGGGGTGCAAAAGTTGTGCAAGGAACTCAAACTGGTGTGTCTCAATCATATCTTTTCGTATTTGGAGCAGGATTACTATTCGTAGTCTTGATATTGTTGATGTAGGAGATTGATGATTTGTTAGAAATTACCTCAACCCCATTGGTATTAATTGCAATATTGGGTACTGTAGGAGTCATTCTTCCGATCATCAGTATTGCTAGAAAAGAAAAAGGCTCTAATTCATTTTATGCTGTAATTGCATTTGCTGCATTAATTGTATCTATGGGATATGTTGGATATCAATTCATTAGTGAAAGTGTTTCTCCATCTGCTCTTTTTTCTGATGATGTTATAGTTGATGATGCATTTGGTGGATTCTTTGCAATTGCAATGTTAATTGTTGCGTTGTTCACAACAGTTGGATCATTCAATTACATGAGAAAACATAATTCCCCTGCAGTATACTATTCTCTAATTTTACTTGCCACTATTGGTATGGTGTTAGTGGCATACTCTACCGATTTGGTAATGTTATTTGTTGCATGGGAACTCATGAGTATTCCAACTTATGTTTTAGTTGGATTTATGAAAAAGAATCCAAGCTCAAATGAAGCTGCTCTAAAATATTTCTTGTTTGGTGCATTATCATCAGCAATTATCGTATACGGAATTTCAATTTCCTATGGATTAACTGGTTCAACAAATATCGAAGAAGTGATTCAAGGTTACTCTACACTTGATCCTTCATTATTGCCTCTCGCATTACTTTCTGTTGGAATGTTTATTGCAGGATTCGGGTTCAAGATGGGACTTGTACCTTTCCATCAATGGCTTCCTGATACCTATGAAGGTGCACCCTCACCAATCACTGCACTTCTTGCAGCAGCAACAAAGAAAGCTGGTTTTGCAGCAACAATTAGAATTGTAATTCTGGGAATGGTGGTTCTAAATCTTGATTGGACATTAGCTCTTGGTATCATTGCTGTGATGACCATGACTGTTGGAAATGTTGCTGCAATTATGCAAAAGAATCTATCAAGAATGTTAGCATATTCTAGTATTGCACATGCAGGATACATTTTGATTGGACTTGCTGTTGCCCCACACAGCTCACTTGGATTACAAGGTTCTTTGTATCAGATTATGAATCATGCAGTAATGAAAGGAGCAGCCTTTATTGCAATTGCTGGAATTGTGACAACTCTTGCTGTAACTAATATTGATAAATTAAAAGGACTTGGAAGAAGAATGCCAATCACTGCTCTAGGATTGGTAATTGCTTTGTTTGCATTAGCTGGAATTCCTCCACTTTCAGGATTCTGGAGTAAACTCATGTTATTTGGTAGTGCATTAGATGCAAGTTCTGCTTTGTGGTGGGCACCATGGCTTGCAATCGCTGGAGTTCTAAACAGTGCATTATCTCTTGCTTACTATGGTTGGATTACAAGAAAAATGTACTTTGAAGGTGAAACTGAAAAAAGAGTTGCAGAACCAAAATCTATAATGGCAATTATGATCTTCTCTACAATCTTCTTGGTAGGATTTGGTGTATATCCAGATCCGTTAATTAAATTGGTAGAGTTTGCAACACCTGTAATTAGTTTAGGTCTTATGCCTTAAACGAAGTAAATTTTATTAAATTATCTAAATTTATTTTTGCTTCATTATCCGGAATTTTTCTTAAACCAACTCTTGCTTTTTCAGAATATTCCTTTAACAACTCTTCCATTTTATTAAAAACATCTCTTGGATCAGAGCTTTTCTTTATCAATAAATTAAACAACTTGTCCTCATTTTTCCAATCCAATAAATCATCTCTAATCTGATATGCAATTCCAATATTTTTTCCGTATTCAGTTAATGCTTCAATTTGTTCTTCAGAACCGTTTGCAATAATTGCACCTATTCTAGCTGCTACCTCAAATGCAGTTGCAGTTTTGTATTCAATTACCTTGAGATAATCATCAAAAGTGACATCCTCACTTGTTTCTAACCTGTTTTCAATCATTTCTCCTTCACTCATCAGCATGGCAGTTGTGGCTAAATCTTTTGTAATTCTGGCATTGTCTAATCTTGAAGATATTGCAAGGATTAACCCTAAAACAAAGTCCCCTGTGAGAACACTAGTATTGTAACCATATTTTATATGAAATGGATCTTTTTGTCTTCTCATTGTTTCATTATCAATAATATCGTCATGGATGATTGATTCCATATGTAAAAATTCAACAGCACAAGATGCAGACAATGTATTTTCATCAACCTTGCCTACACTCTCAGCTGCTAATGTCAAAATTATCGGCCTAATTCGCTTTCCACCATCTAATGAATATTTCAAAGGTTCAATGAATTCTGATTCTGAATAAAGAGACAACTCATTTTTTAATGCTTCATCAATTTTTTCAATATATTTTCCATAGGTTTCAAGTAATGGATTAATTTCAATATTTTTCCTGTCCAAAATTGCCTGATCAAAAAACTTTGTCATTAGTAAATAAATCTTGGTGCTCCAGCCGGGATTTTCATCGATAGATTTTGAACCCGGGATCACTGCCTTGAAAGGGCAGTATGCTTGACCGGTCTACACCACTGGAACCCATGAAAATTCTGTGTTTTGACCATAAAATCTTTTGTAAACAACAAAGATTTTTTTATTGGCAATTTAGGAGTTGAGTTATGAGTATAATTAAAAAAATTGATGAAATGATTGAAGAAAGAAGTTTACTAAAACATCCATTTTACCAAATGTGGTCTGATGGTAAGTTAACCCAAGTATCTTTGGCAGGTTATTCAAAAGAATATTTTCAACTTGTAAAAGCTGTTCCAAAATTTATGACTCCAATTATAGAGAACGCTCCAGAAACAGTTGTTAGTGAATTAATTGAAAATCAGCAAGAAGAATCTGATCATATTAAACCCTGGATCTCCTTTGCAGGAGAACTTGGTATTTCTGAGGATGAATTAATTTCATATTCAGGAACATCAAAAACGAACAAAGCAGTATCTGATCTTACTGCACTAATGGATACCTTTGAAGGTGGTGCATGTGCTATGTATGCTTTTGAAAAAGAAATCCCTAAAATTAGTCAGACAAAACTTGATGGGTTGGCTGAGTTTTATGAACTAACAAGTCATGATGCTACAGAATACTTTACACTTCACACAGAAGCTGATATCCGTCATGCTGCATCCTGGAGAAATATCTTGGAAAAATCTTCAACTGACACAAGTAACCTGATTGAAATTGCAGACAAATCCATTTCTGCACAAAATTTGTTACTTGATAGTTGTTATGAAGAATACTGTTAATCTCATAACATTTTAAACCTAAGACTAGATTCATCTGCTTAGGGCCCGTAACTCAGCTTGGTAGAGTAACCGGCTCATAACCGGTGAGCCAAGGGATCGAAGCCCTTCGGGCCCATATCTTTTCAATTAGTTTTAAAATAAGCCAATCCAAAATTCATTGGCCGCAATGAAGAATCAGAGTTATATCTGAATGGTGATTGGAAGGCATTTGTCTGAGCTGCCAATACTCATTTGCTAATTTGCTTTTTCACTTTTTCCAGAACATTTTCATCTACTAAATTTTGCTCATACAACGCTTCTGTAATTTGTAAAATATTTAGAATTGAATGCATACTAACTCCCAATTCAGATAATGCTTTATCTGCACCTTCCATTCTATTGACAATTACATATGCATCTTTTACTGAAATGTTGACTTCTTTTAATGATTTAATTGCATTTACTACTGAACCTCCAGTTGTTGCGACATCATCTATCATAACTACTTTCATTCCATCATGAATTTTCCCTTCTACTGATTTTGAAGTACCATAATCTTTTGGTTTGCTTCTCACATAAATTAGAGGTTTTACCGTTTCTATTGCTAATGCTGAAGCAATCACCAAACCTCCTGTTGGAACAGAAACTATAGAATCAAAATTAGTTAATCCAACATTTTGAGCAATTTCATTTTCAAGATATTTTACCATTTTTCTAAATTCATGTGGATAGCTTGGAACTAGTCTTAAATCCACATAGTAAGAACTCTTTTTCCCACTTGCAAGAGTGAATTCTCCAAATTTTATTATGCCTTTTTCATGCAAAAAGGTCGCAAACTCTTTTACAAATTCCATACCAAAATTAACTACACTGGATTTATTTTGGTTTGTATTATCAATGAATTATGCCTGAAATCTGGTTAAATTATG
It encodes:
- a CDS encoding NADH-quinone oxidoreductase subunit C — translated: MSTDSDKPSADVKPEEKKAPPPTKKPEEKSIDLPAFEKGISDKIIEKFGDKVESTFVKEDRIGIKVGKENIHDVAEFIRDGLNFDHVESVSGVDFPQEKEIEVVYHIGSYTDSSLASQILVLSTRAQREENPIPGNDATKLPTLRDVFYSVEFHEREVFEMFGVFFEGHPDNRRLLLPEDWADLPPLRKDFAIKGR
- a CDS encoding NADH-quinone oxidoreductase subunit D, with protein sequence MTTELPPGLALQKVDERIMTLNVGPQHPGSGHMRIIVQIDGDYIVACDPDPGYVHRGEEKMAEYRNYILNIPHLERPVIHDSCNVLYPYVLGVEEIVGIEVPERAKYVRVIASELNRCIYTMYWLAIYGIFLGHSTMFMWPAGDRELLIDLMEKMTGARVTHAHFVPGGVRNDLPPNFEDVCLRQVNYFEKRIKEYAAVFYDNPILISRTRDTGVLSREDAIRLGTTGSVLRASGVDYDLRIKEPYDVYDELDVHTNVMKEGDSYARSKVPWLDMLESCNIIRQALQKMPKSGSVRTKLKPNPKGKGLDSVYKRVESGRGSLGCYIVSDGKTEPYRLKMSVGSFRNLIALPYLLKGEKLGNMPSVYWSLNYWPVEADR
- the nuoH gene encoding NADH-quinone oxidoreductase subunit NuoH, with protein sequence MSVIAPKFKLSEFIKSLLDNVFWILFILVLIGIPLVQVILFGIEMPVINGELLTPFLALTWIADPSRTLPIIKAFMATDMFRVMAFPGFGFAALLAAGTIFVERKMLAKLQLRVGPFYCGKFEGILQLMGDGLKLISKEIIIPAKADKPIFWAAPVMFVAAAASFVALIPVAPGWVVADVDLGLLGVFAVIGFFPIITILSAWSANSKFPFIGGIRALFQMVSFEIPLILSLLGVVILTGTLNLSEIAASQSSFPWIVFLPVGAIVFFITMLAELERIPFDLPEAESEIVAGWLTELSGMMYGLVQLGTYLKLYAFAALFVVLFLGGWNGPMVVPPFPAEIISDGIELGPVTANIAGLPVFTQEMLNGTLWFVLKTVGVIFFILLPRGVFPRIRIDMLLSLGWTKLIGLAFVNIFIALGLLYAGVLGPGGLQ
- a CDS encoding NADH-quinone oxidoreductase subunit I — protein: MGTATGIIRALNSGIKHIAVKRFTLRYPEEKLKFVGDGYQFDPSTGVGIAGLKGRHMLFHDHCTGCQLCSIACEGVAEAIAMVKVPEEQKQNKKSIMPQIDYGKCVFCGLCVDACPFYALYMTNDYELSSFSKEGLIYTPAQLAVKPYVAQDSEIQITDRGASHG
- a CDS encoding NADH-quinone oxidoreductase subunit J codes for the protein MADAAFLALTVITIGSAIAALELRSLIYGSIALMGTLGGIAGFFFLLDSPFVALFQLAVYVGSIAVLILFTVMLVKRELIFKKIEDKRRKFAGIGLMLVVMVALGAVFLDSGIKTITTDEPPVNFRDIGTDFVTYYWPALILMGLILAGSVTGALVLAKREDVENDQRTS
- the nuoK gene encoding NADH-quinone oxidoreductase subunit NuoK, which codes for MTNELVDFTLVSVALLGIGIYGLAVKRNFIRMLFAVEIIINAANLNLVAFGRFLPHSGGQTLALFSIAIAAAEVAVGLSLIIVAYRMYHNVDIADFRSLKG
- a CDS encoding NADH-quinone oxidoreductase subunit M; this encodes MEYALLQAVFLPLLLSPIAYIIGRKMGPTPAMWFTFAILLYTTILVINAALSGTVEEHYPWTDQFGEFGFLLDGLASPFAIMIYVLSTILALYSKPYMIHKFHEQFEEEHKMNSSSGAQTSVVESSSLSNYVNAKSGLYFALYLVFAMGMLGTVLSTNLIEFYIFFEVMLIPGFFLVALWGDGPRRKIGLMFLFWTHAGAVVLLLGFLMIGLSLGSFDFADIRESEIPQDVVMISAVAIAIGLGVKLAVFMFHIWLPYVHGSAPTPISALLSPAMIGIGAYGIFRLIIEFLPATFAELSIWFHIWGLVTMIYGGAMALMQDDLKRLLAYSSISQMGYLLFGIGSMSALGLTGAEMMYVTHAIGKGILFMMAGIIIVKVGTRSISKLGGLAGKMPITAVCAVIGALTIMGVPPTSGFMGEWILFYGALETAIEEGSTLRAVTFGLGLVATALTMSYMLWMLKRVFFGKTPEHLENVKEGSWYMTAPMMVLAGFSIVVGIYPDIFLKTIIPYMNGVLGV
- a CDS encoding NADH-quinone oxidoreductase subunit L; translated protein: MATESFGLPFEVGALSAWLVWILPFAAAMIIPGIGKLSKHATGYVAVAFALMSALSAATMIPVALEAHELHHQVMWIEAIGLKGGVLADPLSIIMANVVGWISFLIMIYSTGYMKGDKDITRFWFWMMFFIGSMQLIVLSDNLLQVFFGWEGVGLASYALISFWYRDKKKDHVGVEGRTVLGMLDYYAPTHAGMKAFIMTKVGDVMMIAGMLLIFLFAGTFGFKELMSDTQWATSMAAQGLLVPAFVLLFGGAIGKSAQFPLNEWLLEAMTGPTAVSALIHAATMVKAGVFLVARIGPLVFALGAAGIMADQFFEIVAWVGAITALLLATQGMVNPEIKKVLAYSTGSQIGYMMMALGVAGLSHQYVDGYTAGFFHLISHAMFKASLFMAAGSLLHIVGSRFMTDMGGLRKQMKKTYAFMWAAGLGLMGAPFITTGFWSKDAIFAAVYESGNEWALPLYAIAVLTAVITAFYTTRMIGMVFFGKKSKHIEKMEEEGHHIHEASLSMWVPYGILAVLTIGIGLIGLSAEEGLHHVFTDYLEHSFGIHSEHTAAEASILPEFLQGLNPVALGSSLVAFATGIGLGYIFYIGRWVDPVRFVNSNIFFYAIHKVILNRWYLNAIIYWCFVVAPLWLARGVFRYFEKTAIDYGMNDGVQKAAGWGAKVVQGTQTGVSQSYLFVFGAGLLFVVLILLM
- a CDS encoding NADH-quinone oxidoreductase subunit N, whose translation is MLEITSTPLVLIAILGTVGVILPIISIARKEKGSNSFYAVIAFAALIVSMGYVGYQFISESVSPSALFSDDVIVDDAFGGFFAIAMLIVALFTTVGSFNYMRKHNSPAVYYSLILLATIGMVLVAYSTDLVMLFVAWELMSIPTYVLVGFMKKNPSSNEAALKYFLFGALSSAIIVYGISISYGLTGSTNIEEVIQGYSTLDPSLLPLALLSVGMFIAGFGFKMGLVPFHQWLPDTYEGAPSPITALLAAATKKAGFAATIRIVILGMVVLNLDWTLALGIIAVMTMTVGNVAAIMQKNLSRMLAYSSIAHAGYILIGLAVAPHSSLGLQGSLYQIMNHAVMKGAAFIAIAGIVTTLAVTNIDKLKGLGRRMPITALGLVIALFALAGIPPLSGFWSKLMLFGSALDASSALWWAPWLAIAGVLNSALSLAYYGWITRKMYFEGETEKRVAEPKSIMAIMIFSTIFLVGFGVYPDPLIKLVEFATPVISLGLMP